CTATCAGGAGTTGCGCGAGCATCAGGAACGGCTGCGGGAGCAGGCTCGGCGGATGCGGTCCGGGCTGGTCGAGCGACTGGTCGCCACCGGTGGGACCCTGGCGCCGGAGGAGCTGGCGCGGTTGCGGTCGCTGCCGGCCGGGGCGGCGATGCTGCCGGACCTGATCTGGCGGGATCGTGCCGGCGCGGTCGGGCTGCTGGACGAGGTGGACTCCGGCGGGCCGATCACCGCGGTCCACCCGGTCGAGTTGCTCGATCCTCCCACCGGGCGGAGGGGACTCGGCGGGTGGCAGGCGGAGATCGTCCGACGGCGGGTGAAGCAGCCGGTGAAACAGGCGTTTCGCGAGGTCTATGTGCTGACTCCGGCGGAGCGGGAGTCGATCGACCGGTCGTTCCGGTTCGCCGGGCACGTTGTCGCGGGCAAGGTCGCCGGGCAGCTCCTCTCCGGCCGGGGCTGGTTCCTGCACGGGGAGTCTGACGACTACGGCGCCGTTCGCCCGGTCGCCGGCGGGCTGGTGGCGGCGCTGCGGTGCGACATCCGCGGCTACTTCGGGATGGCGGACGTCGAGTTCGGCGCGCTCAGCTTCCTGCGCGACGGCCGGCCGATCCCGCTCGAGGAGGTGCCGCCCGTGACGTTCTCCGAGGTCATGCGCGACGTGGACCTGGCGGTCTCGGTGGCCGGGGTCAGCTCGCAGCCCTACGGGTCACCGGCGCAGGCGGCGTCCCGGGCGCAGATCCTCGCGGCGCTGATCGACGACCTGAGCCTGACCCGGGTCTCGATCGACGGCGGCTCGGCGGTGGTCCGGGGCGCCCGGGCCACCTATCGGGTCCACCTGACCAGCGGCAGCATCCACGTCGAGCCGGGCGGTTACCTGTGCGTGGTCCCGGCCGGATTCGGCTCGACCGCCCACCGGCGGCTGTTCCTGCCCTTCGCCGACGACGACCGCATGACCAGCGTGATCCTCAGCAAGGTGCTGCTGCTCGCCGAGGACGAAAAGATCACCGACGAGTCGATCCTGGCTCAGCTGGGGCGGCTGACGTGAGCCGGCGACGCTACACCGATGGCCGCCAGGGCCGGCGCGCGTCGGTGGGCTTGGCGTCGGCGGCGACCTCGACGGCGTAGGTGGGCCGGTCTCCCGGGACCGGCCCGAGATATCCGTGCCCGGTCAGATGGCACCACGCCGGCAGGTCGAGCGGCGCTGCGGGATCGGTGGCGATCAGGTGCACCAGCGCGCCCGGCGGGAGCGTCGCGATCAGCTTGCGCAGCTCGATCAGCAGCACGACGCAGCGCCGGTCCCCGCCGTCCAGCACGACCGGGCTCACCTGGGCATCCACCTGATCACTCCCTCCGACCATCCGTAGATCATCCCAACCCGCTACTCGGCCCGCCGCTTCCCCGCCCGGAGCCGCCAGGGTGTCCGCGTGTGCCCGACGCTACGACCGGTAGTTCCTGCCGAGCGGCGCCCCCGGGATCGGCTTGGCGATCAGCGCGACCGGCACGAAGAACATGATCTGCGCGATGACGATCGTCAACGTCCACAGCGCCTTCTCGTCGTAGTGCCGGGTGGCCCGCAGGTACAGCTCGTCCGGCACACGCTCGCCGGACGGGTTCGCGGTGAGCACCGCCTCGGCCAGCTCCAGGGCGACCCGCTCGGCGTCACTGAAGTACGGCGCGTCCCGCCACGACGCCACCGCCGTGATCCGTTCCTCGCGCTCCCCGGCCTTGCGCAGCATCCCGGTCTGCCGCACCGTGTGATACGTGTTGCCGACGAGCTGCCCCACCCGCAGCTGCACCAGCCCGATGGTGCTCGCCGGGATCGTCCCGTTGAGCGTGGCCTTGGTCAGATCGGCTGCCCACCCGCCCAGCTCCGGGAAGAAGGCGGCGGGGTCGGTCATCCGTGATGTCATCTCCATGGTTGGTCCGACGACACGGCACGCCGAAACGTCAGGCCCTCACATTCCGGCCGGCTGTCTCGTCGGAGAGGCATGAACGACCCCGAGAACGAACGCCGCCAGCTGATCAACGTGTCCTACCGGCTGCTCGGGTCGCTGGCCGACGCCGAGGACGTGGTGCAGGAGGCCTATGCCCGCTGGTACGCCATGTCCGACAGTGATCGGGCGGCGATCGACGTCCCCGGCGCCTGGCTCACCAAGGTCGCCAGCCGGATCTGCCTCGACCACCTGCGCTCGGCCCGGGTCCGCCGCGAGCGCTATGTCGGCGAGTGGATCCCGGAGCCGGTGCCCGAGACGGACGGCAGCGACCCGGCCGACCGGATCACCCTGGACGAGTCGGTCAGCATGGCGTTCCTGGTCGTGCTGGACGCGATGACCCCGGCCGAGCGGGTCGCGTTCATCCTGCACGACGTGTTCCGCTATTCGTTCGCCGAGGTCGCCGAGGTGGCCGGGCGTACCCCGGCGGCGTGCCGGCAGCTGGCGTCCTCGGCCCGGCGCCGGCTCTCGGCCGCCGGCACGACTCCCTCGCCGCCCGCCGAGCAGGCCCGGATCGTCCGCGAGTTCAAGCAGGCCTGGGAGGCCAAGGACATCGAGGCCCTGCTCGGTCTGCTCGATCCGGACGCGGTCATGGTCTCGGACGGCGGCGGCCTGGTCACGGCGGCACTGCGCCCGATCGAGGGCGGCGAGCAGATCGCGCGATTCGCGGCGATGCTGGCCGAGCGCGCGCCGGACCTGCGCCTGCTGGAGGGCACGGTCAACGGCGAGCCCGGCCTGATCACCCAGCACGGCGGCGTCACCACGGGCGTCATCGCGTTCGAGACCGACGGCACCCGCATCCGCCACATCTGGTCGGTCCGCAATCCGGAGAAACTCCGCCCCTGGCTACCCTGAAACCACACCGTCCGGGTATTGACAAATTCGACAATGCGAGCGCCACCCTCGCCGCCAAGGTGGCGAGCGCCATCGTCAACGGCGCCGCCAAACGTCGCGAGATCGAGCGCTGACCCACAAGATCAAGACCGGTTTTCGGTACGGCAACAGCCCCCGCCTCGTCACCAGTCGTGCACCGTCCCGTCCGTCAGACGGTTCACCGGCAGCGACGCCGCCCGGTACGGATAGCGCGCCGCCAGCTCCTCGTCGATGTCGACGCCCAGTCCCGGCGTCTCGGCCGGGTGCAGGTAGCCACCCTCGTAGTGGTACCCGTGCGGAAACACCGCGTCGGTCTCCGCGCTGTGCGGCATGTACTCCTGGAGCCCGAAGTTCGGGATCGCCAGGTCCAGGTGCAGCGCGGCGGCCAGGCAGATCGGGGACAGGTCGGTGGCCCCGTGCGAGCCGCTGCGCACCTGGTGCAGCGCCGCCAGGTCGAAGATCCGCCGCAGGTGGGTGATCCCCCCGGCGTGCACCACCGTCGCCCGGATGTAATCGACGAGTTGCCCGGTGATCAGCTCCCGGCAGTCCCAGATCGAGGTGAACACCTCCCCGACCGCCAGCGGCGTGGTGGTGTGCTGCCGGATCAGCCGGAAGCCGTCCTGCCACTCGGCCGGGACCGGGTCCTCCAGCCAGGTGAGCGCGAACGGTTCGAGATCGCGTCCCAGCCGCGCCGCCTCGATCGGGGTCAGCCGGTGGTGCACGTCGTGCAGCAGTTTCAGGTGCGGCCCGAACTCGGCGCGCACGTCGGCGAAGACCCGCGGGACATGGTCGAGATACCGCCCGGTGTCCCACACCGGCTCCGCGGGCACGCCCTCCGAGGCCGGCTCGTAGACCGAACCCGGCTTGCCCACCCCGTAGACCCCGGACAGCCCCGGCACCCCGGTCTGCACCCGGACCGCGCGATAGCCCTGACCCACATATCCGGCGATCTCCGGCATGAGTTCCTCGGCGGTTGCCGCGCTGGCGTGCCCGTAAACGGTCACGCCGTCCCGGCACCGCCCGCCGAGCAGCTGATAGACCGGCAGTCCCGCCACCTTCCCCTTGATGTCCCACAGCGCCGTGTCGACCGCCGCGATCGCCGTCATCGTCACCGGGCCACGCCGCCAGTAGGCTCCGCGATACAGGTATTGCCAGGTGTCCTCGATCCGGGCCGGGTCCCGCCCGAGCAGCGCCGGCACGACGTGCTCCCGCAGGTACGCCGCCACCGCCAGTTCCCGCCCGTTGAGCGTGGCGTCCCCGACCCCGGTCACCCCGTCGTCGGTGACGACCTTCAGGGTGACGAAGTTCCGGCCCGGGCAGGTCACGATCACCCGGGCCTCGGCGATCCTCACTCCGGGTCCTCCTTCACCCGGGCGACCAGTTGCGTCGGGTTGACGAACCGCAGCGCCGCCACCAGCAGGATCAGCATCATCAGGCAGTAGATGACGGCCATCGCGTCGACCGACTGCTGCGCCCGGATCCCGGCCGCCGACATCGAGTAGAACAGCGCCACGACCAGCGTCTGCGAATCCGGTCCCGCGGTCAGGAAGGTCAGCTCGAACATCCCGACGGTCCGGACCACCACCAGGATCGACGCGGCCAGGATCCCCGGCACCAGCAGCGGCGCCAGGATCGAGGCGAACACGTGCCGGGTCCGCGCCCCGCACATCCGGGCGGCCCGCTCGATCGCCGGGTCGATCTGCTCGATGAACGGCGTCATCGTCAGGATCACGAACGGCACCGACGGCACCAGGTTGGCCAGCACCACACCGGACAGGTGCCCGGCGAACCCGTACTTGTAGAGCACCGTGGCCAGCGGGATGCCGTAGGTGATCGGCGGCATCAGGATCGGCAGCAGGAACAGCAGGTACATCAGCCGGCTGCCGGGGAACCTGCGGCGGGCCAGCACGTAGGCGGCCGGCACCCCGACCAGCACGGAGATCCCGGCGACCAGCAGGCAGACGACGAGCGTGACGGTGAGCACCGGCAGCAGCGTGAAGTCGTGCCACGCCTGGCCGTACCACTGCGTGGTCCAGGCCCGCGGCAGCCAGGTGTCGAACCAGCGCACGCCGAACGAGTTGACCACCACCGACCCGATCACCCCGGCCAGGACGGCGAAGAAGATGGCCACCAGGCCCCACACCACCCAGGCGCCGGGGCTGGCCACGATCCGGCGTCTCATCCCTTGCCTCCCGCCGTCGAGCCGGTGTAAAGCAGGCTGCGCAGCCCGAGCACGACGGTGATCACCATCAGCTCGACCGCGCCCATCACGATCGCGGCGGCGGACGCGGCGGCGTAGTCGTAGCGCACGTAAGCGGCCTCGTAGGCGGCGATGCTGATCACCCGGGTGCTGCCGGACGGGTCGCCGACCAGGATCGCCGACGGGAACACGCTGAAGGCCAGCACGAACGTCAGGCAGAAGGTGGTCGCCAGGCCCGGCGCGAGCAGCGGCAGGGTGATCCTGAAGAACCGCTGCGCCCAGCCGGCGCCGAGGGTGGCGGCGGCCCGTTCCAGGCTCGGATCGATCCCGGACAGGTAGGAGAGCACCAGCAGGAACGCGAACGGGAACCCGGTGATCACCAGAGAGAAGAACACACCCCAGTAGTTGTGGGTGAGCGTGAGCGGGCGGTCGGCCAGCCCGGCGGCGAGCAGCATCCGGTTGAGCCAGCCGGTCGGGCCGAGGAAGTTCAGCAGTCCCTCGGCGGTGAGCACCGTCCCCAGCGTGATCGGCACCACGAGAGCCGCGGTGAGCAGGCGTTTGCCGCGGAACCGGCCGCGCATCCGGTAGGCGATCGGCACCGCGGCGAGGACGTTGAAGAGGGCGGCCGGCAGCGCGATCGCCAGGGTCGTGCCGATCGTGTCGCGCTGGTAGGCGTCGGTGAAGAAGGTGCGGTAGGCGGCGAGCGCGCCACCCTGAGCGGGCTGGAGCGAGACCGCGACGCCGTAGCAGAACGGGTAGACGAACAGCGCCACCACGAAGACCGTGGCCGGGACCAGGAGCAACAGCTGCCGGTCGATGCCCCGCTCGGCGAGACGGTGCCGGACCGCGAGCGTGGAAGTCGTCACGCGGCCTCCTCGGAAGGCAGGTCGTCCGCCGGGAAGATCAGCAGCTTCTCCGGCGGGAAGGTGACCGCCACCTTGTCGCCCGGGGCCAGCCGCTGCGGGGTGCGCAGATGCAGGGTGAGGCCGTCGGCGGTGCGGGCCTCGGCGGCGATCTCCCGCCCGTGGTACTCGGCCACCTCGACGGTGACCTCGACGCCGCCGCCGAGTGTGATGTCCTCGGGACGGATCGCTGCCACGGCCGGGGCGCCGTCGCGGATCGTGCGCACGGGGCTGCCGGCCGTACGTACCCCCAATCCTTTGATGTTGATCGTGTCTTTTTCGAAGAACCCGGGCAGCAGGTTGCGGAATCCCAGGAAGTCGGCGACGTGGCGGTTGGCCGGGCGGGTGTGCACCTCCTCCGGCGTGCCGATCTGCTGCACGCGGCCGGACCGCAGCACCACCAGGCGATCCGCCATGGAGAGCGCCTCCTCCTGGTCGTGGGTGACATAGACCGTGGTCAGGCCGAGGTCCTGGTGCAGCTTGCGGATCTCGGTGCGCATCTCCAGGCGCAGCTTGGCGTCGAGGTTGCTCAGCGGCTCGTCCATCAGGACCAGCGACGGCTCGATCACCACGGCACGGGCGATGGCGACCCGCTGCTGCTGCCCGCCGGAGAGCTGGCCGGGCAGCTTCGTGGCGTGTTCCTCGAGGTGCACGAGGCGGATCGCCGCTTGGGTGCGGCGCCGCAGCTCGGCGCGCGGCACGCCGCGCATCCGGAGACCGAAGGAGACATTTTTCTGTACGGACAGGTGCGGGAACAGTGCGTAGTTCTGGAACACCATCCCGAATCCACGACGCTCCGCCGGCAGCGTGTCGAGCCGGGTCCCGTCCCGCCAGATGCTCCCGGCGCTGAGCGGCAGCAGGCCGGCCAGGCAGTTCAGCGCGGTCGACTTGCCGCAGCCGGACGGGCCGAGCAGCGCGATGAACTCGCCGCGCCGGATCTCCAGGTCCAGCCCGGTCAGCGCGTCGGCCCCGGCGAACCGGCGGGTCACCCCGTCGAGCCGCAGCGTCTCGAAACCCGTCACTTCTTCACCTTGGAGCCGCCGATTTCCCGGTCCCAGCGGTCGAACGCGGCGACCAGCGCGGGCGCGCCGAGCGGCACCTCGAGCGGGTGGTCCGCGATGAGCTTCGGATACTCCGGACGGCCGTAGTCCCGGATGGCCTGCTGGCTCTCCTCGGGCGCCATCGTGATCGGGACGTCGGCGATCGCCGGGCCGGGATAGAAGTATCCCTTGTCGTACGCCTTCGCCTGCTGTTCCGGGGTGAGCATCCAGGCGAGCAGGAGCAGCACGGCGGCCTGCTTATCGGTGGACACCCCTCTCGGGACGGTCGCGTAGTGCGCGTCGGTGACCCAGTGGAAGCCGTTGAGGGTCCCGATCTGGGCTTCCTTCGGCACGGTGCCGAGCACCCGCGGGTTGATGTCCCAGCCGGTGGTCGACGCGATGATCTTCGCCGAGCCGTTGGCCAGGTTCTTCATGGTCTCGCTGGTGGTCGAAGGGTAGAGGGTGATGTGCTCGCCGAGCTGCCTGAGGTAGTCCCAGGTCTTGTTCCAGCCGTTGACCGGGTCCTTCGGATTCGAGTCGCCGAGCAGGTAGGGCAGGCCCATCAGCAGGGTGCGGCCGGGGCCGGAGTTGGACGGGCGGGCATATTGGACCGCGCCCGGGTTGGCCTTCGCATAGTCGAGCAGGCCCTGCACGGTTCGCGGCGGGACCGGCACCTTGGCCGGCAGGTACTCGATCAGCGGTCCGGAGGGGTAGTAGGTGACGGTCACCCCGAAGTTCCCGGCCAGCTTCTGCATCGCGGCCGCGCCGACCAGGTAGTTCTTCATGCCCGGCAGCCGGCTCAGGTAATCCGGCAGCAGCGGCACCCAGAGTTCCTGGTCGATGCTGGCGGCCAGGCCGTCCACGCCGGTCAGCACCAGGTCGATGTCCACCCGGTTGGCGGCCTGCTGCGCCTTGATCTTGCCGACCAGCTCCGGGGCGGTCGCCTTCTGATAGGTGACCCGCTCGATCACCCCGGTGTTCCCGGCGACGAAGTCGTCGATCATGCCCTGGGTCAGCTGGAGGTTCCCGGCGACGTCCAGGATGTTGAGGGTGACCGCCCGCGCCGGCTTGGCCGGGACCGGGCCGCTCGCGCCGGCGGACGGGCTGGTGGTGTCGGGCGGGCTGCACGCGGCGACGGTCACGGCGGCGGCGCCGAGGGTGAGGAGTTGACGGCGGCTGGGAGACATGGGTTCTCCTTACTTAGACAGTGGGGCCTGTCGATCCGCGCACGATGAGCTGGGTGGGCAGCACCCGTCTGGTGACGCCGCGGTGCACCGGGCCGGCCATCAGCTCCAGGAGCAGGTCCACCCCGACCCGGCCGATCTGCTCCGTGTCGATCGCGACGGTGGTCAGCGGCGGCCCGAGCAGCCCGGCGACCGGGATGTCGTCGAAGCCGATGACGCTGAGGTGCTCGGGGACCCGCACGCCCCGGGCCTGGAACCGTTGCAGCAGGCCGAGCGCGACCAGGTCGTTGTAGGCCAGGACCGCGGTGACCGGTGCGGC
Above is a genomic segment from Actinoplanes ianthinogenes containing:
- a CDS encoding extracellular solute-binding protein encodes the protein MSPSRRQLLTLGAAAVTVAACSPPDTTSPSAGASGPVPAKPARAVTLNILDVAGNLQLTQGMIDDFVAGNTGVIERVTYQKATAPELVGKIKAQQAANRVDIDLVLTGVDGLAASIDQELWVPLLPDYLSRLPGMKNYLVGAAAMQKLAGNFGVTVTYYPSGPLIEYLPAKVPVPPRTVQGLLDYAKANPGAVQYARPSNSGPGRTLLMGLPYLLGDSNPKDPVNGWNKTWDYLRQLGEHITLYPSTTSETMKNLANGSAKIIASTTGWDINPRVLGTVPKEAQIGTLNGFHWVTDAHYATVPRGVSTDKQAAVLLLLAWMLTPEQQAKAYDKGYFYPGPAIADVPITMAPEESQQAIRDYGRPEYPKLIADHPLEVPLGAPALVAAFDRWDREIGGSKVKK
- a CDS encoding carboxymuconolactone decarboxylase family protein, which gives rise to MEMTSRMTDPAAFFPELGGWAADLTKATLNGTIPASTIGLVQLRVGQLVGNTYHTVRQTGMLRKAGEREERITAVASWRDAPYFSDAERVALELAEAVLTANPSGERVPDELYLRATRHYDEKALWTLTIVIAQIMFFVPVALIAKPIPGAPLGRNYRS
- the manD gene encoding D-mannonate dehydratase ManD, producing the protein MRIAEARVIVTCPGRNFVTLKVVTDDGVTGVGDATLNGRELAVAAYLREHVVPALLGRDPARIEDTWQYLYRGAYWRRGPVTMTAIAAVDTALWDIKGKVAGLPVYQLLGGRCRDGVTVYGHASAATAEELMPEIAGYVGQGYRAVRVQTGVPGLSGVYGVGKPGSVYEPASEGVPAEPVWDTGRYLDHVPRVFADVRAEFGPHLKLLHDVHHRLTPIEAARLGRDLEPFALTWLEDPVPAEWQDGFRLIRQHTTTPLAVGEVFTSIWDCRELITGQLVDYIRATVVHAGGITHLRRIFDLAALHQVRSGSHGATDLSPICLAAALHLDLAIPNFGLQEYMPHSAETDAVFPHGYHYEGGYLHPAETPGLGVDIDEELAARYPYRAASLPVNRLTDGTVHDW
- a CDS encoding sulfurtransferase TusA family protein, encoding MDAQVSPVVLDGGDRRCVVLLIELRKLIATLPPGALVHLIATDPAAPLDLPAWCHLTGHGYLGPVPGDRPTYAVEVAADAKPTDARRPWRPSV
- the sigJ gene encoding RNA polymerase sigma factor SigJ, yielding MNDPENERRQLINVSYRLLGSLADAEDVVQEAYARWYAMSDSDRAAIDVPGAWLTKVASRICLDHLRSARVRRERYVGEWIPEPVPETDGSDPADRITLDESVSMAFLVVLDAMTPAERVAFILHDVFRYSFAEVAEVAGRTPAACRQLASSARRRLSAAGTTPSPPAEQARIVREFKQAWEAKDIEALLGLLDPDAVMVSDGGGLVTAALRPIEGGEQIARFAAMLAERAPDLRLLEGTVNGEPGLITQHGGVTTGVIAFETDGTRIRHIWSVRNPEKLRPWLP
- a CDS encoding ABC transporter permease, with the translated sequence MRRRIVASPGAWVVWGLVAIFFAVLAGVIGSVVVNSFGVRWFDTWLPRAWTTQWYGQAWHDFTLLPVLTVTLVVCLLVAGISVLVGVPAAYVLARRRFPGSRLMYLLFLLPILMPPITYGIPLATVLYKYGFAGHLSGVVLANLVPSVPFVILTMTPFIEQIDPAIERAARMCGARTRHVFASILAPLLVPGILAASILVVVRTVGMFELTFLTAGPDSQTLVVALFYSMSAAGIRAQQSVDAMAVIYCLMMLILLVAALRFVNPTQLVARVKEDPE
- a CDS encoding ABC transporter permease, with the protein product MTTSTLAVRHRLAERGIDRQLLLLVPATVFVVALFVYPFCYGVAVSLQPAQGGALAAYRTFFTDAYQRDTIGTTLAIALPAALFNVLAAVPIAYRMRGRFRGKRLLTAALVVPITLGTVLTAEGLLNFLGPTGWLNRMLLAAGLADRPLTLTHNYWGVFFSLVITGFPFAFLLVLSYLSGIDPSLERAAATLGAGWAQRFFRITLPLLAPGLATTFCLTFVLAFSVFPSAILVGDPSGSTRVISIAAYEAAYVRYDYAAASAAAIVMGAVELMVITVVLGLRSLLYTGSTAGGKG
- a CDS encoding ABC transporter ATP-binding protein; this encodes MTGFETLRLDGVTRRFAGADALTGLDLEIRRGEFIALLGPSGCGKSTALNCLAGLLPLSAGSIWRDGTRLDTLPAERRGFGMVFQNYALFPHLSVQKNVSFGLRMRGVPRAELRRRTQAAIRLVHLEEHATKLPGQLSGGQQQRVAIARAVVIEPSLVLMDEPLSNLDAKLRLEMRTEIRKLHQDLGLTTVYVTHDQEEALSMADRLVVLRSGRVQQIGTPEEVHTRPANRHVADFLGFRNLLPGFFEKDTINIKGLGVRTAGSPVRTIRDGAPAVAAIRPEDITLGGGVEVTVEVAEYHGREIAAEARTADGLTLHLRTPQRLAPGDKVAVTFPPEKLLIFPADDLPSEEAA